Proteins encoded together in one Fimbriiglobus ruber window:
- a CDS encoding restriction endonuclease, with translation MPTQEDYEKRIRAMKWPQLRKLWKQIRARDTPDWDSGKAFEYLVLRMFELDGARVRWPYLVKIGSEITEEIDGSVKMGSLYSLIESKDERDDIAIVPIAKLRNQLLRRPSGTIGMVFSASGFTPAAILLTQFVANPPILLWTGREIEYALNNRKIVVFCESKYRIFVDTGMPEFDIYGD, from the coding sequence ATGCCAACGCAAGAGGATTATGAAAAGAGAATTCGGGCTATGAAATGGCCGCAGTTACGGAAGCTGTGGAAACAGATTCGGGCACGCGACACGCCGGATTGGGACAGTGGCAAAGCTTTCGAATACCTCGTCTTGCGGATGTTTGAATTGGACGGCGCCCGTGTGCGATGGCCGTATCTCGTGAAAATTGGCTCAGAGATCACCGAGGAGATCGATGGGTCGGTCAAAATGGGAAGTCTGTACAGTCTTATCGAGAGCAAAGACGAGAGAGACGATATTGCAATCGTGCCGATAGCCAAACTGAGGAATCAGCTCTTGCGCCGGCCATCGGGTACAATCGGTATGGTCTTTAGCGCGAGCGGTTTTACTCCCGCTGCCATTTTACTTACTCAATTCGTGGCGAACCCGCCCATTCTGCTGTGGACAGGGCGGGAGATAGAATACGCTTTGAACAATAGAAAGATAGTCGTTTTTTGTGAGAGTAAATACCGCATTTTTGTAGATACTGGCATGCCCGAGTTCGACATCTATGGAGACTAA